A genomic segment from Halomonas sp. TA22 encodes:
- a CDS encoding transporter substrate-binding domain-containing protein: MNNNKSLLHSFTLLAAGLGLSLAASVASADLLEEVQERGVLNVGTEFHFAPFAYLEAGQQTGLNLELMERVGDALGVTINWIDLPWPSVLPGLEAGNYDFVAGPAMITQERKQRYHFTLPIADATVAILKRADDDSIQSPEDISGKAAGGGRGTAQLEQLRAFAAELPEPPTITEYVDYSQTYADLAAGRIDAVANSLPNIAYTATQRPMFTVVQPPFGQPAYFGYMARNDDVSASLVDAIDEVILSMHEDGTMAELQTKWFGEPMDVPTEDFEPAI, encoded by the coding sequence ATGAATAACAACAAATCACTGCTGCATTCGTTCACTCTTCTTGCCGCGGGTCTCGGCCTGTCGCTGGCAGCGAGCGTCGCCTCGGCCGATCTGCTTGAGGAAGTGCAGGAACGCGGCGTGCTCAATGTGGGCACCGAATTCCACTTCGCCCCCTTCGCCTATCTGGAAGCGGGCCAGCAGACCGGGCTCAATCTGGAGCTGATGGAGCGAGTCGGCGATGCACTGGGCGTGACCATCAACTGGATCGACCTGCCGTGGCCCAGCGTGCTGCCCGGTCTCGAGGCGGGCAACTACGACTTTGTCGCCGGCCCGGCGATGATCACCCAGGAGCGCAAGCAGCGTTACCACTTTACCCTGCCCATCGCCGATGCCACCGTGGCCATCCTGAAGCGTGCCGATGACGACTCGATCCAGTCGCCCGAGGACATCTCCGGCAAGGCCGCCGGCGGCGGGCGCGGCACCGCCCAGCTCGAGCAATTGCGCGCCTTCGCCGCCGAACTGCCCGAGCCGCCGACCATCACCGAATACGTCGATTACAGCCAGACCTACGCCGATCTTGCCGCCGGACGCATCGACGCCGTGGCCAATTCGCTGCCCAACATCGCCTATACCGCCACCCAGCGGCCAATGTTCACGGTGGTCCAGCCGCCCTTCGGTCAGCCCGCCTACTTCGGTTACATGGCGCGCAACGACGACGTATCTGCTTCGCTGGTTGACGCCATCGATGAGGTGATCCTGTCGATGCACGAGGATGGCACCATGGCCGAACTGCAGACCAAGTGGTTCGGCGAGCCGATGGATGTGCCCACCGAGGATTTCGAGCCCGCCATCTGA
- a CDS encoding amino acid ABC transporter permease, producing MFDWPTFVFSLPLLAQALLITLQTSLLGNVIGFAIAVGIASMQLAGRPLLRRLGGSYIFVFRGVPLLVQLLVIYYLAPMLGAPNLSPMVAAIMALSLCSGAYIAEILRGGLMAIPPGQREAAHLLGMSRAAILLRIELPQAVQSTLPSLVNELVLLIKASALVSVVGLADLTRVAQNLAASDYLFFQHYLVLAGIYCLINIPLTMFGRGLERHLQRSLA from the coding sequence ATGTTCGACTGGCCGACCTTCGTCTTCAGCCTGCCCCTGCTGGCTCAAGCGCTGCTCATCACCTTGCAGACCTCGCTGCTGGGCAACGTCATCGGCTTTGCCATCGCCGTGGGCATCGCCAGCATGCAGCTGGCCGGAAGGCCGCTGCTGAGGCGTCTCGGTGGCAGCTACATCTTCGTCTTTCGCGGCGTGCCACTGCTGGTGCAACTGCTGGTCATCTATTACCTGGCACCGATGTTGGGTGCGCCCAACCTGTCGCCGATGGTCGCCGCGATAATGGCACTGTCGCTCTGCTCGGGGGCCTACATCGCCGAAATCCTGCGCGGCGGCCTGATGGCGATACCGCCCGGACAGCGCGAGGCGGCACACCTGCTCGGCATGAGTCGTGCCGCGATCCTGCTGCGCATCGAGCTACCCCAGGCAGTGCAGAGCACCCTGCCTTCGCTGGTCAATGAACTGGTGCTGCTGATCAAGGCCTCGGCGCTGGTCTCGGTGGTGGGGCTTGCCGACCTGACCCGCGTGGCTCAGAACCTGGCCGCCTCCGATTACCTCTTCTTTCAGCACTACCTGGTGCTGGCCGGCATCTACTGCCTGATCAATATCCCGCTGACAATGTTCGGCCGCGGGCTCGAGCGGCATCTGCAGAGGAGCCTGGCATGA